CAGATTTCCCAGCGGTCATAGTTCAGTGCTTCAAACCCGTCATATTTGGTAATTCTGATGGGGTACAAGTGGCAGGAGATGGGTTTTTTCCAGGAGATTTTTCCGTCTAGGTACGCGGCTTCAATGGCACACTTCAACGTCAGGTTTTCGTCATAGATGGCGTAGGCGCACTCGCGGTTGCCAATGGTGGTGGTGCTGAAATCGCCGGAGAATTCCTCCACGTACAGACCTTGGGTTTCCACGGCGGCCACGCCTTCCGGGGACATGTAGGGTTTTACATGATCATACACCTCCTCAAGAATAGCCAGTTCTTCTTGCTCCAGGGGTGCGCCCAAGTCGCCTTCCACGCAGCAGGCGCCTTTGCATTTGTCAAGGTTACAGACAAAAAATTTATCTTTGAGATCGTCTGAAAGGACGGTGTTTTGCAGGACTATCATCTAATGGGAATTTCAAACAAGAAGACAAAAGTACCGCTATTTAAGTTCGGGCGCAAAACCTCAGGAAATACGTAGGGGCATGCCGTTTTGGGGCTCGTTTCTGGAAATGAGCCCCAAAACCGCTAATCCTGCATTACCCAGGCCAGGGCGTCTTCTTCATTGTCAAAATAATGGGTGTCAAAAGCAATGTCCATGCCGCCCTTCTGCACTATATTCTCCACGGCCATTTTGTTGAAAATATCTGTGGACAGAATCACGGCCATGCGCTTCACGCCGCCGGCCTCAGAAAACCGGGGCACCCATTCCTGCGCGGTCCATTCCTGGTCAGCGGGCCTGATGGCCTTGGCGTGGGTGTTGTCGGCTAGCCAGCGGGTCACCGGTTTTACTTTGATTAGGTTGAGGTAAACGCCCAGAATCTCGCGGTATTCCTCGCTGTTCACAAAACCCTTCCACCGGGTCTGCACTAGTTGCCTCGCGGGGTCATAGCTAATGGTGATGTGGGCGTTCTTGAAATATTCCATGGTGTTCTGGTCTGTCTGAAGGTCTGTGTTGGCAGCTTTGTCAGGGCTGTGGAGCGACCAAAAAAAATGGGAGAAGCCTGCTCCGTTGGTGCAACTGGCCGAATCATATTCTTGATTCTGAGGCCACCGCAGATGGTTGTATGCCCAAATTGGGCAAATTTGGCCTCGTTTCAAAGGAGCCAACTACCTTTTACAAGATTTTTAAAAACTGCTCGCCATCAATTGAAGGATTTTCAACGGAAGATTTTCCGTTTTCGGCCTCATTTCCAGAAATGAGCCCCAAAACGGAAAGCCCTACAAATACCTCTTCAGACCACACACGAAAGGATGGAATCGGCCTGCGCGCCTGTCAAAAATTGGCGCTCCTACTTGCCACTTAATTGCGTAATTTTGTGTTCCTCTCCAGATAGCAAGAACATACAGATTGATGGATTATCTTAAACTCCTGAATGACTCACAGCGCGCTGCTGTTTTAAATACTGAAGGCCCGTGTATGATTATTGCCGGGGCGGGTTCCGGCAAAACCAGAGTGCTCACCTACCGCATTGCGCATTTGCTGCAGAAGGGCGTGGACCCGTTCAATATTCTCTCGCTCACCTTTACCAACCGGGCCGCCAAAGAAATGCGGACGCGTATTGAAAAAGTGGTGGGCCCTGAGGCCAAAAACCTTTGGATGGGTACGTTTCACTCGGTTTTCTCGCGCATCCTGCGGGCCGAGGCCCAGAAAATCGGTTATCCCAGCCACTTCACCATCTATGATTCTGACGACTCCAAAACGTTGATCCGGAACATTGTGAAGGAGATGAACCTGGACGACAAACTCTACAAAGCCAACATGGTCTTGGGACGAATTTCGGCGGCGAAGAATAAGTTGATTTCCGTGGCCCAATACCTGCGCGACCCCGCTATTCAAGCCGATGATGAGGCCGCGTTAAGACCCAAGATTGG
This region of Rufibacter sp. LB8 genomic DNA includes:
- a CDS encoding DUF3109 family protein, which produces MIVLQNTVLSDDLKDKFFVCNLDKCKGACCVEGDLGAPLEQEELAILEEVYDHVKPYMSPEGVAAVETQGLYVEEFSGDFSTTTIGNRECAYAIYDENLTLKCAIEAAYLDGKISWKKPISCHLYPIRITKYDGFEALNYDRWEICNPACSFGLELGVPVYKFLREPLIRRYGEAWFQELDEMVTAESSAKV
- a CDS encoding STAS/SEC14 domain-containing protein is translated as MEYFKNAHITISYDPARQLVQTRWKGFVNSEEYREILGVYLNLIKVKPVTRWLADNTHAKAIRPADQEWTAQEWVPRFSEAGGVKRMAVILSTDIFNKMAVENIVQKGGMDIAFDTHYFDNEEDALAWVMQD